Below is a genomic region from Catenuloplanes atrovinosus.
GGTCTCTATGTCCATAGTCGCTAGTGTGTCGCGAAAGTCGCGACTAGCGCAAGGGGCGTGTTAGTCGCGAGAATGAGGGCATGTCGCTGGAATGCACGTCAGTCGTGGGAAAATCCTCGCCAGATGCCGAGGCTGAGGAGGCCTGCATGGGCGAGTGGATCAGCGTCGCCGAGGCCGCCAGACTGCTGGAAATTACGCCTCGCACGATCCAGCGTTCACTCGCCGACGAAGAGCGCCGGCTTCGAGAGTGGGGCGAGGAGGGCGCGGGCTGGCGATTCAAGCCGGTGACCGAGCGCCCGATTTATCAGCTACGTCGGTCCGTCGTGGAGCGAAAGGCCGGCCCGGCGCCCGGCCCCGAAGCTCCCGACGACTAGCTGTCACGCGCTGACGCGCCGCTGAGAATTCCCTCAGCGGCGCGTCGACTTCTGGCGTGCCCCCTTCAGCGGGCGGAGTGCAGCCAACGGATCGCCGCGGTCTCCTCCGCCGACCGCGATCGCGTCCGGCGAGAGATGCCGTCCACATACCCCTTGCTGTAGTACACCCGGCGCCCATGAGCCAGCCCGACCACCGCCCCGGCTGCCGCCGCGGTGGTGGCGATAAAGCCGGCCAGAACGAGCGTCTGGGAGTGCACCTGGATCACGATCTACCTCCTTGACTGACCGGCGTCTGTCCCACCACCAGCCAAGTGATCACTAGGGCACCGACAGTAGCCGCCCCTTGATCGGGTAACACTCGGTCGAACGGCTACAGGAATCCCACTGTTGGTGCTTCCATTCGTACAAACGTTCGACAGCTTGAGTCGGGCCCAGACAGGTCCCCTTCGGCTCAGCAGGGGCACGAAGGTGATCTCCCCTATATGTCCCCTAAAAACGATCAGGGCCGGTCCGAAGACCGGCCCTGATCTGCTGATACATCGACCAGCATGTGGGGTGACTGAGGGGATTTGAACCCCCGACACCCGGGACCACAACCCGGTGCTCTGCCAACTGAGCTACAGCCACCATGCCTTTCCCACCCGGACTTCAGGCCCGCGCGGGGTGCGGAACAATGATAGCCACACCCCAAGGGCGGCCGTCGAGCGGGTTGCCCTACAGCTGCGCGGCGATGGCCTTGGCGGTCTCGACGTCGGGGCCGGGCGGCGGGACGAAGATGGCGCGGCGGTAGTACTCCAGCTCGCGGATGCTCTCCCTGATGTCGGCGAGCGCGCGGTGGGAGAGGCCCTTGGCGGGCTGCCCGAAGTACGTACGGGGGAACCAGCGGCGGGCCAGTTCCTTGATCGAGGAGACGTCGATCATGCGGTAGTGCAGGTGGGCGTCGAGGCGGCGCATGTCGCGGGCGAGGAAGCCGCGGTCGGTCGCGATCGAGTTGCCGCACAGCGGTGCGCTGCGCGGGTCCGGCACGAACTGCGTGACGTAATCCATGATCAGGTCCTCGGCCTCGGCCAGCGTGACCGTCGAGGCGCGGACCTCCTCGGTGAGGCCTGACTTCGCGTGCATGTCGCGGACCACGTCCGGCATGTTC
It encodes:
- the orn gene encoding oligoribonuclease, yielding MADLLVWVDCEMTGLDLGKDALIEVAALVTDPNLQVLGEGVDVVIHADDAALANMPDVVRDMHAKSGLTEEVRASTVTLAEAEDLIMDYVTQFVPDPRSAPLCGNSIATDRGFLARDMRRLDAHLHYRMIDVSSIKELARRWFPRTYFGQPAKGLSHRALADIRESIRELEYYRRAIFVPPPGPDVETAKAIAAQL